From Anopheles coluzzii chromosome 3, AcolN3, whole genome shotgun sequence, the proteins below share one genomic window:
- the LOC120954967 gene encoding stromal membrane-associated protein 1: MSRKNETERQKQIQEKCQMLLTKMLRDDDNKYCVDCDAKGPRWASWNLGVFLCIRCAGIHRNLGVHISRVKSVNLDSWTPEQVVSLEQMGNSRARAVYEAMIPDGFRRPQTDSALESFIRAKYEHKKYLAREWVPPPAPKVDWDREIDEEIERQKRKKKASSSGGAGGTIGSVGGSLSLSSPADRKAHSAGGGASSAASPSSVGSAVPKLKAPASSMKPSSRNSGGGAGGSLNSSASSSDAASSQSAVQNTSAGTDLLGLSLGEGSLTPNHSSASNKPANGLSTTGGSSSNGVDLLERKNTDSDDLAKVEADFFNQAGSAGAGAGGLDVSGKLTKDKIMALYGSAPSSGPTPLGSGFGGPAAGGFGGFQQAGSTFPPANGAGMMPANAFGAFQTFPTGAGPQPPPGQYAMMGAGVPPQMVFHSNNGAMGGAPGGMMAQQGAMFNAQQVGVPPMVPAYGAMAGQYGAASGFPPMMGMQPPQPGQVMGPGGGGVAAFANFPKAVPPQQQQQQQQQAQDKLSNQFGTMNLRDVWQ, encoded by the exons ATGAGCAGGAAAAATGAGACGGAGCGGCAGAAGCAGATACAGGAAAAGTGTCAGATGCTGCTGACGAAGATGCTGCGGGACGACGACAACAAGTACTGCGTGGACTGCGACGCGAAGGGACCGCGCTGGGCGTCCTGGAATTTGGGCGTGTTTCTGTGCATCCGCTGTGCCGGCATCCACCGCAATCTGGGCGTCCACATTAGCCGGGTGAAGTCGGTCAACCTGGACAGCTGGACACCGGAGCAGGTG GTTTCCCTGGAGCAGATGGGCAACTCCCGTGCCCGGGCCGTGTACGAAGCAATGATACCGGACGGGTTCCGGCGTCCGCAGACCGATTCCGCACTCGAGAGCTTCATCCGGGCCAAGTACGAGCACAAGAAGTATCTTGCCCGGGAGTGGGTCCCACCGCCGGCCCCGAAAGTTGACTGGGACCGGGAGATCGACGAGGAGATCGAACGGCAAAAGCGCAAGAAAAAAGCTTCCTCCTCGGGTGGGGCCGGCGGCACCATCGGTTCGGTCGGTGGCTCGCTCTCCCTTTCATCGCCCGCGGACCGGAAAGCCCATTCAGCGGGTGGTGGTGCATCCAGCGCCGCCTCACCTTCGTCAGTCGGATCGGCTGTGCCAAAGCTGAAAGCCCCTGCCAGCAGTATGAAACCGTCCAGCCGGAATTCgggtggtggtgccggtggttCGCTGAACAGCTCTGCTTCCTCGTCGGACGCGGCCAGTAGCCAATCGGCGGTGCAAAACACAAGCGCTGGGACGGATCTGCTCGGCCTGTCGCTTGGCGAGGGCAGTTTGACGCCGAATCACAGCAGCGCTAGCAACAAACCCGCCAACGGATTGTCGACaaccggcggcagcagcagcaatggggTGGATTTGCTCGAGCGGAAAAACACCGACTCGGACGATCTGGCGAAGGTGGAGGCGGACTTTTTCAATCAAGCCGGCAGTGCCGGTGCTGGTGCGGGCGGGCTGGACGTAAGCGGCAAACTGACGAAGGACAAAATTATGGCCCTTTACGGATCGGCCCCGAGCAGTGGACCGACGCCGCTCGGCAGTGGGTTCGGCGGACCGGCGGCGGGTGGTTTCGGTGGATTCCAGCAGGCCGGCAGCACGTTCCCGCCCGCCAACGGGGCCGGTATGATGCCggcgaacgcgttcggtgcgTTCCAAACGTTCCCGACCGGTGCCGGACCACAACCGCCGCCCGGACAGTACGCGATGATGGGTGCGGGCGTACCGCCGCAGATGGTGTTCCACAGCAACAATGGTGCGATGGGTGGTGCTCCCGGCGGCATGATGGCACAGCAGGGCGCGATGTTTAACGCACAGCAGGTTGGCGTTCCGCCGATGGTTCCAGCGTACGGTGCGATGGCGGGCCAGTACGGTGCTGCCAGTGGTTTCCCGCCCATGATGGGTATGCAGCCCCCCCAGCCAGGGCAGGTAATGGGCCCGGGAGGAGGCGGAGTGGCTGCGTTTGCTAACTTTCCTAAAGCCGTCcctccgcagcagcagcagcagcaacagcagcaagcgcAAGACAAGCTAAGCAATCAGTTCGGCACGATGAATCTGCGGGACGTGTGGCAATAA
- the LOC120954969 gene encoding nuclear inhibitor of protein phosphatase 1 gives MSNHYDIPSWAGKPPTGLHLDVMKEDKLVQKLMIDEKRCYLFGRNPQMNDFCIDHASCSRVHAAFVYHKHLHIAYLVDLGSTHGTFIGSVRLEANKPTQLQINSQFSFGASTRHYILRERPTVGSRTNIMEDIPMMDISDGTFLGLPESQTELDNLTEYNTAHNRRISMLGIADDGGSVGGAGGAGGPGSTGGSSYKKNKRNKRKGVAFNEDEIIINPEDIDPSIGRFRNLIQSTVVPVSAKRAKMEVQNNMGIVTSPSTSGMKAGGFHLHSHHHSLTGGGHGQAQGSAPTSLYHGIDPVDGGGGAGSSGAGASSSSDGRGFGSFDMDTTPSGLSTKLGILLPNPAPDVNPAPPQVREPSTSVPMFAVPGATASGSGMNAAAKAGEKQPDTSDEPKKKKYAKEQWPGRKPLGLGSF, from the exons ATGTCCAATCACTATGATATTCCATCTTG GGCCGGAAAGCCACCGACCGGTCTGCATCTGGATGTGATGAAGGAGGACAAGCTCGTCCAGAAGCTGATGATCGACGAAAAGCGATGCTACCTGTTCGGGCGTAATCCGCAGATGAACGACTTCTGCATCGACCATGCTTCCTGTTCGCGGGTCCACGCCGCCTTCGTCTACCACAAGCATCTTCACATCGCTTACCTAGTCGACCTCGGCAGCA CGCACGGCACGTTCATCGGTTCGGTCCGCCTGGAGGCCAACAAACCGACCCAGCTGCAGATCAACAGCCAGTTTAGCTTCGGTGCCTCCACCCGCCACTACATACTGCGCGAGCGGCCAACCGTCGGGTCGCGCACCAACATCATGGAGGACATACCGATGATGGACATCAGCGACGGCACCTTTCTCGGGTTGCCAGAAAGTCAAACCGAACTCGAT AATCTAACCGAATACAATACGGCCCACAATCGGCGCATCTCGATGCTCGGCATCGCGGACGACGGTGGCAGTGTCGGTGGGGCGGGCGGTGCCGGCGGACCGGGCAGTACCGGCGGCAGCTCGTACAAGAAGAACAAGCGCAACAAGCGGAAAGGGGTCGCGTTCAACGAGGACGAAATCATCATCAACCCGGAAGACATCGATCCATCGATCGGCCGGTTCCGCAATCTCATCCAGTCCACCGTCGTGCCGGTGTCGGCCAAGCGTGCCAAGATGGAGGTGCAGAACAACATGGGCATTGTGACGTCACCATCGACCAGCGGCATGAAAGCCGGTGGGTTCCATCTGCACTCCCATCACCACTCGCTGACGGGCGGTGGTCACGGTCAGGCGCAGGGGAGCGCACCGACCAGCCTTTACCACGGAATCGATCcggttgatggtggtggtggtgcgggaaGTAGTGGCGCAGGAGCCAGTTCGTCCTCCGATGGGCGTGGCTTCGGAAGCTTCGACATGGACACGACACCAAGCGGGCTGTCGACCAAGCTGGGCATACTGTTGCCAAATCCGGCACCGGACGTCAACCCGGCACCGCCGCAGGTCCGTGAGCCGTCCACCTCGGTGCCGATGTTCGCCGTACCGGGTGCGACTGCGTCCGGTAGTGGCATGAACGCTGCTG CCAAAGCCGGGGAGAAGCAACCGGACACGTCGGATGagccgaagaagaagaagtatgcCAAGGAACAGTGGCCGGGCCGGAAACCGCTCGGGTTGGGCAGCTTTTAA